The nucleotide sequence AAACCCAAAAACGTGGCGACGAAAAGATCGCGTTTGAACAGGAACAGCAACAAAAGAAACTGACTCGTTTGAATGACTTCTCTGCCAAACGTTACGATCAGCAGCAAAAGCAATGGGCTTCAAAAGAAGAACGCGTGAATCAGCAGTACGCTGAACGCATCATGCATAATAAAAAAGCGAACGAAGACACACTGAAAACTCAGAATGAAAGATTTCAAAGTGTGTATTTGAAAAATGAAGATGCCCAACGCGAAGCTTTGGACATTCAGACGCAGCGCTATGTGCGCCAATTGGGTGAAGCTCGCAAAGATTTTGTAAAAGCGGCGACTCAATACTCAAACAAAGAAAGCGATCCTTTCTACAAAGTGGAAGACCGCGGAAGCCAGCTAAGCGAAAGTTCTGATTTCTATACTTTAAGGGCCTATGTTCCGGAACACGAAAAAGATGCCGTGAAAGTTTCTATCCAAAATGACAAAGCGACGATCACGGGGCAACGTTCTTTCAAAGACAAGTTTGAAGATGAAGCCAGCGGCAAGAAAGTAAGCAGCTCGAACTTTCAAACCTTCCGGGAAGAGTTTGTGTTCGATAAGCCTGTTATCACTGAAGGCATGACCCGTCAGCGCGAAGGCGATTGGGTTGTGTTTCAAATTCCTAAAGGGACTATCAGCCGTTTCGACCGGAAGGCTTAATCCCACCCGAACCTAACAATTGTTCCAAAAAGAATGCGGAAAGTTGATGGCGACCATCGACCGATGCTTTTTTGTAAAGACTGAGAGCTTGTTGACGTGTCGTCGTCTCTGAAGTGCCACGCTGGGTGGCGATTTCACGAAGACTCAGTCCACGAAGAATTAGGATGCCGATCTCGGATTCAGCTTTCGTGAATCCCCATTTTTCGAAATGACTTTGAATATAAGTTCGGAATTCACCGAGATCTTTTCCCATAAACAGGATTAGATCTTTTAATTACGAGTCTGTCATCTAACACAAGTTCGTAGTTCGTAATTTTTCCACCGATGGTGGAGAGAAACAGTCTCACTACA is from Bdellovibrio bacteriovorus and encodes:
- a CDS encoding helix-turn-helix transcriptional regulator is translated as MGKDLGEFRTYIQSHFEKWGFTKAESEIGILILRGLSLREIATQRGTSETTTRQQALSLYKKASVDGRHQLSAFFLEQLLGSGGIKPSGRNG